In Capsicum annuum cultivar UCD-10X-F1 chromosome 7, UCD10Xv1.1, whole genome shotgun sequence, one genomic interval encodes:
- the LOC107878711 gene encoding uncharacterized protein LOC107878711, protein MARSLFNCFGKRSSSSSSKDDNPNHNTNIATADLTAEESRRCGPVVVELFASQGCATSPEAELFLSRIGRGDFNLEMPVVLLAYHVDYWDYMGWKDPFGSSLWTVKQKAYVESLNLDTMFTPQIVVQGRTQCVGNQLDAVLDCIKSAARFAAPSFQATFERPTPESLQVSLLGSLKSKVDDNGANVMIALYECGLVTDITTGENKGKMLANDYVVRKVEKLCSVKDITAKKTISGTVTFSLWDGFNSSKCGVALFVETGSHQICGSQNFKLPEKL, encoded by the exons ATGGCGCGAAGTCTCTTCAACTGTTTCGGCAAACGCagttcatcttcatcatcaaaaGACGATAATCCAAACCACAATACCAACATAGCAACAGCAGATTTAACAGCAGAAGAATCAAGACGTTGTGGACCAGTAGTGGTGGAGTTATTCGCATCACAAGGGTGCGCAACGTCACCAGAAGCAGAGCTATTCTTATCAAGAATTGGACGTGGGGATTTTAACCTTGAAATGCCGGTGGTATTGTTGGCGTATCATGTTGATTATTGGGATTATATGGGATGGAAAGATCCATTTGGATCGAGTTTATGGACTGTTAAACAGAAAGCGTATGTGGAATCTTTGAATCTTGATACGATGTTTACGCCGCAAATTGTTGTTCAAGGAAGAACACAGTGTGTTGGTAATCAACTTGATGCTGTTTTGGATTGTATTAAATCTGCTGCAAGATTTGCTGCTCCATCTTTCCAG GCGACATTCGAGAGGCCAACACCAGAGTCCTTGCAAGTATCTCTATTAGGATCCTTGAAGAGTAAGGTGGATGACAATGGCGCCAACGTGATGATTGCTCTGTACGAATGTGGTTTGGTAACTGATATAACTACAGGAGAGAACAAAGGAAAAATGCTCGCGAATGACTATGTTGTTAGGAAGGTGGAGAAGCTGTGTTCTGTAAAGGATATTACTGCAAAGAAGACAATCTCTGGAACTGTCACTTTCTCTCTTTGGGATGGATTCAATAGCAGCAAATGTGGCGTAGCGCTGTTTGTGGAAACTGGCTCTCATCAAATTTGTGGATCGCAGAACTTTAAATTGCCGGAGAAACTCTGA
- the LOC107878712 gene encoding vesicle-associated protein 4-1, translated as MAIADHHNSDGKFWNFCTLWQSGTTTSSSSSSTQNLHSNQNGVGSNGARASTSVSSVARSLLPARRRLRLDPANNLYFPYEPGKQVKSAVKIKNTSKSYVAFKFQTTAPKSCYMRPPGGLLEPGESIIATVFKFVEHPENNEKPVVDQKSKVKFKIMSLKVKEGVDYVPELFDEQKDQVTIERILRVVFLDPECPSPVLEKLKRQLAEAEAALESRKKPPVEAGPKVVGEGLVIDEWKERREKYLARQQVEAVDSV; from the exons ATGGCCATCGCCGACCACCACAACTCCGACGGAAAGTTCTGGAACTTTTGTACTCTATGGCAATCAGGAactactacttcttcttcttcttcgtctaCACAAAATCTTCACAGTAACCAAAACGGCGTCGGATCTAACGGCGCTCGTGCTTCAACTTCCGTTAGCTCCGTAGCTAGATCATTACTTCCGGCTCGACGTCGTCTTCGGCTTGATCCAGCTAACAATCTCTACTTCCCTT ATGAACCGGGAAAGCAGGTGAAGAGTGCTGTAAAGATTAAGAACACTAGCAAATCTTATGTTGCATTTaag TTTCAAACTACTGCACCGAAGAGCTGCTACATGCGGCCTCCTGGAGGACTTCTCGAACCCGGTGAAAGCATTATTGCCACAG TCTTCAAGTTCGTTGAGCACCCTGAGAACAACGAAAAGCCTGTAGTAGATCAAAAGAGCAAGGTGAAGTTCAAGATCATGAGCTTGAAAGTGAAAGAAGGAGTAGATTACGTACCTGAGTTA TTTGATGAACAAAAGGATCAAGTGACTATTGAACGTATCCTACGAGTGGTGTTCTTGGACCCAGAATGCCCTTCTCCA GTACTGGAAAAACTAAAACGCCAATTGGCTGAAGCTGAGGCAGCATTAGAATCTCGCAAGAAACCTCCAGTTGAAGCTGGACCAAAAGTTGTAGGAGAGGGTCTAGTAATAGATGAATGG AAGGAGCGAAGGGAGAAGTATCTAGCTCGGCAGCAGGTTGAGGCTGTTGATTCAGTGTAA